The Acidobacteriota bacterium genome contains a region encoding:
- a CDS encoding HU family DNA-binding protein, which translates to MIKADIVAEVSKVADLPRLRAQDSVDLVFDAIRDALAQGERVEFRGFGVFSVKERKRGVGRNLKTGESVQIPPGKTIKFKPSSHFFD; encoded by the coding sequence ATGATCAAGGCAGACATCGTGGCGGAAGTTTCCAAAGTGGCCGACCTTCCACGCTTGAGGGCGCAAGATTCGGTGGACCTCGTGTTTGACGCGATCCGGGACGCGCTGGCGCAGGGCGAGCGGGTGGAGTTCCGCGGATTCGGAGTCTTCAGCGTCAAGGAACGCAAGCGCGGGGTGGGCCGAAACCTGAAGACCGGCGAGTCGGTCCAGATCCCCCCGGGAAAGACCATCAAGTTCAAGCCCTCCAGCCATTTCTTCGACTGA
- a CDS encoding STAS domain-containing protein: MMNHRVYEKSGISVLELKGSITMGGGDVTMRDLIKGLLEQGKKQILVDLGGVSFMDSTGLGELVAAYTTARHHDATLKLVNLTKKIHDLLTITQLATVFEYYESFDEAVSSYKK; encoded by the coding sequence ATGATGAACCATCGCGTCTACGAAAAGAGCGGAATCAGCGTCCTGGAGCTCAAGGGCTCGATCACCATGGGCGGCGGGGACGTCACCATGAGGGACTTGATCAAGGGGCTCCTGGAGCAGGGGAAGAAGCAGATTCTCGTGGATCTGGGCGGCGTGTCCTTCATGGATTCCACGGGGCTGGGGGAGCTCGTCGCGGCCTATACCACGGCCCGCCACCACGACGCCACCCTGAAGCTCGTGAACCTGACCAAGAAGATCCACGATCTTCTCACCATCACCCAGCTGGCCACCGTCTTCGAGTACTACGAGAGCTTTGACGAGGCTGTCTCCTCTTACAAGAAGTGA
- a CDS encoding ATP-binding protein: protein MGPETRNDLKISIRVRSHLRYSDLFHTVLGQVARLVPLPPERLDWIALSLREAVNNAVLHGNKNDFTKWVEVEMEVSGSVFTIRVWDEGAGFSPGVLSDPRRPENLFKPNGRGIFLIRQFTDHADFARSADGRFGICMSVDLDSAKDKEADE from the coding sequence GTGGGGCCTGAAACCCGGAACGACCTCAAGATCAGCATCCGCGTCCGCTCCCACCTTCGCTACTCGGATCTTTTTCACACCGTCCTCGGACAGGTCGCCCGGCTGGTCCCCCTCCCTCCGGAGAGGCTGGACTGGATCGCCCTCTCCCTCAGGGAGGCCGTGAACAACGCGGTTCTGCACGGGAACAAGAACGACTTCACCAAATGGGTCGAGGTGGAAATGGAAGTTTCCGGGTCCGTCTTCACGATCCGGGTGTGGGATGAGGGGGCGGGCTTCTCCCCCGGCGTCCTGTCGGACCCCCGCCGTCCGGAAAACCTGTTCAAGCCCAATGGGCGCGGCATCTTCCTGATCCGACAATTTACAGACCATGCCGATTTCGCACGTTCCGCGGACGGCCGCTTCGGCATCTGCATGTCCGTGGATCTCGATTCTGCAAAGGACAAGGAGGCAGACGAATGA